A genomic segment from Daphnia carinata strain CSIRO-1 chromosome 1, CSIRO_AGI_Dcar_HiC_V3, whole genome shotgun sequence encodes:
- the LOC130691772 gene encoding dynein axonemal intermediate chain 1-like, producing the protein MLFMTWIARVGDGLPLAASIPEDEESGRGVLDYQNQAKMLFRKMNQQSPSKCTIETGAHFFHYLIDQDVCYLVLCEQSYSKKLAFSFLEDLAQEFSSLYGKKVQSVNRPYSFIEFDTYIQKARRSFMDSRTRRNLTAINTELQDVQRIMVRNIDDVLQRGSLLSDLDNKAQTLSLSSQRYKKDARNLNMQSTYAKIGAAAIVLLVFVLYFWLLVNRIRAADKPNDRRWEAQHYTWNVDDDEEIPGTVRIVLSAADPQRTKNQVVYSIPDRCFIPLIPENSSVELFDQTSSSVYVEQTNVSDAAFNPVAEIRQEVDTGTSDADDTVSEAYDGDRSIDTAAAPGTAGGNNTSNQALDSSRSDHGAMTEREEDPLELLTGAKSLVKRKGAKGINHFSYCDRATQTTVPPIRSHAIQTEAPPRVSFTALTNAWIIHDAYRQDLAAQQQKTHQQALINNAVEAVNKGVPSTTSSSTVPIGSAPDISVTVTAPSAAPPVIFQPTGETALSPAGISRLDATAHVIERMLNQNTYDDIAQDFKYWEDAADEYREPEGTLMPLWRFTPPAALLRMFEENGSMRNAVPSHITAICWNPHYKDLFAIGLGSRDNMTAESGLVCIFSLKSPTHPERSVQLQAGVSSLDFHPEFWQLLAVGMHDGHVAVVDLTVRKDLETFSITNLITYRSSAMRGKRTVPITQVSWHGDMSDGNLRLFSISMDGCLCLWLFVQGELYPTELITLPFQGDNRLQDNNLGGMALTASCSCMAIHPNHTMVLVGTDQGQLWPVSNEGEILNWGPVNAHQGPIYTVQWNPFHHQVFITCGTDWLVKIWDQREKEALVVITLGSFVEHCAFSPFSSTAFACMSSNGKVLIYDLNICLHKPLCSQRITPQRRAQPTTLSFAPFHPVILVGDDKGHVTCLKLSPNLRKISRVPESSRAIEVEMDKLERVITLMKR; encoded by the exons ATGTTGTTCATGACATGGATTGCCAGAGTAGGGGATGGTTTACCTCTTGCCGCATCAATTCCCGAAGATGAAGAG TCTGGGAGAGGAGTGCTGGATTACCAAAACCAGGCCAAGATGCTGTTCAGAAAAATGAATCAGCAGAGTCCTTCCAAATGCACGATTGAAACTGGGGCACATTTCTTCCA TTATCTTATTGATCAAGATGTCTGCTACCTGGTTCTGTGTGAACAGAGCTATTCTAAAAAGCTTGCCTTCTCTTTTCTCGAAGATCTAGCTCAAGAGTTTAGTTCACTCTATGGAAAAAAGGTCCAGAGTGTGAATCGTCCATACAGTTTTATTGAGTTTG ATACCTACATTCAGAAGGCAAGAAGATCGTTTATGGACTCTAGAACTAGACGTAACTTAACCGCCATCAACACAGAGCTTCAAGACGTTCAAAGGATTATGGTTCGCAACATCGACGATGTCCTACAACGAGGCAGTCTACTTTCAGATCTGGATAATAAAGCACAGACGCTGTCACTCAGTTCGCAACGGTACAAGAAAGACGCCAGAAACTTGAACATGCAATCGACGTATGCAAAAATTGGAGCCGCAGCCAtcgttttgcttgtttttgtcCTTTATTTTTGG CTCCTCGTTAACAGAATTCGAGCTGCCGAT AAACCAAATGATCGCCGTTGGGAAGCACAACATTACACCTGGAACGTTGACGATGACGAG GAAATTCCGGGAACAGTAAGAATCGTCCTGAGTGCAGCAGATCCGCAGAGAACAAAGAATCAGGTGGTGTACAGCATCCCTGATCGATGTTTCATCCCACTGATTCCAGAAAATTCCTCGGTCGAACTCTTTGACCAAACGTCGTCATCGGTTTACGTCGAACAAACTAACGTTTCAGATGCTGCCTTTAACCCGG TTGCAGAAATTCGGCAGGAAGTGGATACTGGGACATCGGACGCTGACGATACAGTCAGTGAAGCTTATGATGGCGATCGTTCGATCGACACAGCTGCTGCGCCAGGCACTGCTGGTGGCAATAATACGAGCAATCAGGCGTTAGACAGTAGCCGAAGTGATCATGGAGCAATGacggaaagagaagaagatcCATTGGAATTACTGACTGGAGCTAAATCGCTAGTTAAACGTAAAGGAGCAAAAGGAATCAATCATTTCAGCTACTGCGATCGTGCCACACAGACAACTGTTCCACCCATAAGA TCGCACGCGATTCAAACGGAAGCTCCTCCACGTGTCTCTTTTACTGCACTCACGAATGCATGGATTATTCACGACGCGTATCGTCAAGATCTTGCTGCACAGCAGCAGAAGACTCATCAACAAGCATTAATTAATAATGCTGTAGAGGCCGTCAATAAAGGTGTACCATCCACCACTTCCTCTTCCACAGTTCCAATAGGTTCTGCTCCGGATATATCTGTAACCGTCACTGCCCCATCAGCAGCACCGCCAGTTATTTTTCAACCGACCGGTGAAACAGCATTGAGTCCAGCGGGTATCTCTCGTCTCGACGCAACCGCTCACGTTATTGAACGAATGCTGAACCAAAATACCTATGACGATATCGCCCAGG ATTTCAAGTATTGGGAAGACGCAGCAGATGAATATCGCGAACCAGAAGGAACTCTTATGCCTCTATGGCGTTTCACTCCTCCAGCCGCACTTTTGCGAATGTTTGAAGAGAACGGTTCGATGCGTAACGCAGTACCTAGTCACATCACCGCAATTTGTTGGAATCCACATTACAAGGATCTCTTTGCCATCGGTCTTGGTTCTC GAGACAATATGACAGCAGAATCGGGATTGGTTTGCATATTTTCGCTTAAAAGTCCCACTCATCCGGAACGCTCTGTTCAACTGCAAGCAGGCGTTTCTAGCTTGGATTTTCATCCGGAATTCTGGCAGCTGTTGGCTGTCGGCATGCACGATGGTCACGTGGCAGTTGTTGATTTGACAGTGCGGAAGGATCTCGAAACTTTTTCTATTACCAATTTAATTACCTATCGAAGTTCAGCAATGAGAGGGAAACGGACTGTCCCGATTACTCAG GTGAGCTGGCACGGTGACATGAGTGACGG CAATTTACGATTGTTTTCCATCTCGATGGATGGCTGCCTTTGCTTATGGCTCTTCGTGCAGGGTGAACTTTATCCCACAGAATTAATTACATTGCCGTTCCAAGGCGATAACCGATTGCAAGATAACAACTTGGGTGGAATGGCCTTGACAG CTTCTTGCAGTTGCATGGCTATACATCCAAACCACACAATGGTTTTGGTTGGAACGGATCAAGGCCAGTTGTGGCCGGTTAGCAACGAAGGCGAAATTCTCAACTGGGGACCTGTGAACGCTCACCAAGGTCCCATTTACACGGTGCAGTGGAATCCATTTCACCATCAGGTTTTTATTACCTGCGGTACCGACTGGTTAGTTAAAATATGGGACCAGCGGGAGAa GGAAGCGCTGGTGGTGATCACTTTGGGATCGTTCGTTGAACACTGTGCTTTCTCTCCGTTTAGCTCGACAGCTTTTGCTTGCATGTCGAGCAACGGGAAAGTGCTCATCTACGATTTGAACATTTGCCTGCACAAACCTTTGTGTAGCCAGCGAATCACTCCGCAGAGGAGGGCACAGCCAACGACATTGAGCTTCGCACCTTTCCATCCGGTCATTTTGGTTGGCGATGACAA GGGTCACGTGACGTGTCTCAAATTGTCCCCTAACCTCAGGAAAATTAGCCGAGTTCCCGAGAGTTCCCGCGCTATCGAAGTCGAAATGGATAAGCTCGAACGCGTCATTACCTTAATGAAAAGatag
- the LOC130691745 gene encoding procathepsin L-like has product MKLQVLVLFATLAVAVAQDFLQDDENRDSTDDADWERFKAKHKKKFKNKDRERIRKNRFVQHNRQIKKHNQMGKSSYTLQANQFTDWSEAELEQLKGEIDTDNEIPGPVVSTDILRQSVPDAVDLRKNPCMPKVKYQGGCGSCYSFAATTPIEFQRCQKTGKLVTLSEENIVDCSQKYGNAGCNGGLALRAWNYVKDIGINTEEAYPYQGEETLCEYSASNYGGNVTSWSYATRSNDEEAMKAVVANYGPLAVSIDATNWEFYSSGVFSSAACSNTSTNHAVVIVGYGKDENSNKPYWIVRNSWGPEWGQDGYIYLERGANMCAVSKRAVFPTAHY; this is encoded by the exons ATGAAGCTACAAGTACTCGTTTTATTTGCCACTTTGGCTGTTGCCGTAGCCCAAGATTTTCTTCAGGATGACGAAAATCGAGATTCCACCGACGATGCTGATTGGGAGCGctttaag GCTAAGCACAAGAAGAAATTTAAGAATAAAGATCGTGAAAGAATTCGTAAAAATAGATTCGTGCAACACAACAGGCAAATCAAGAAGCATAATCAAATGGGGAAATCAAGCTACACGCTACAAGCAAATCAATTCACCGATTGG TCGGAGGCTGAACTTGAACAACTGAAAGGAGAAATCGATACGGACAATGAAATTCCTGGACCTGTCGTCAGCACTGATATACTTCGACAATCTGTTCCCGACGCTGTTGATTTGAGAAAAAATCCATGCATGCCAAAGGTTAAATATCAAG GTGGCTGTGGTTCGTGTTATTCTTTCGCTGCCACGACTCCAATAGAATTCCAGCGCTGTCAGAAAACAGGGAAATTGGTTACCTTGAG TGAGGAGAACATCGTCGACTGTAGTCAGAAATATGGTAATGCCGGCTGCAACGGAG GTTTGGCCCTGCGCGCTTGGAATTATGTAAAGGATATCGGCATCAATACCGAAGAGGCTTATCCCTACCAAGGCGAA gaaacctTGTGCGAGTATTCTGCAAGCAATTACGGGGGCAACGTCACCAGTTGGTCGTATGCAACTAGGAGTAACGACGAGGAAGCTATGAAGGCTGTCGTTGCAAACTATG GCCCTTTGGCTGTGTCGATTGACGCCACCAACTGGGAATTTTACAG CTCTGGAGTGTTCTCATCCGCTGCGTGTTCGAAT ACCAGTACCAACCATGCTGTCGTCATAGTGGGTTACGGAAAGGATGAAAATTCCAATAAACCTTACTGGATT GTACGTAATTCATGGGGACCAGAGTGGGGCCAAG ACGGCTACATTTACCTCGAACGGGGTGCGAACATGTGTGCTGTTTCTAAGCGTGCTGTATTCCCAACAGCTCATTACTGA
- the LOC130692191 gene encoding sialate:O-sulfotransferase 1-like, with the protein MISVSLFGLGIYLAPIKPQYRLAPFQLSAKNATAFISNDEKQSIASIRTSLNPRITYPWKGDPSCQHITIQMAQRDSLPKWALTSFPGSGVTWLRQMIESLTGIYTGSVHKGDPLPFRDNNKNYMGITDNPFCGCTIIDKDHEATAGVYKRKYYLQLLQDYSNIINTTYNYRGILLLRNPMDVVFAHQNHLLVGKFDVAPVNAFRGPVWDELVDAVAFAWSDHAIRWIEQMKQGTAIFYEHFLGDNAQHELERLLDAMNYNPQLLDPERMRCLLAHRNQSEYKRSNKTRFVLEEHHRQMLLQSIHAVQRSLRQRKWPQLPVSLYDMHLPAEEKF; encoded by the exons ATGATTTCGGTTTCGCTGTTTGGATTAGGCATATACCTAGCTCCTATAAAACCACAATATCGTTTAGCGCCATTCCAGCTGAGTGCTAAGAATGCAACTGCATTCATTTCCAACGATGAAAAGCAGAGTATAGCATCCATCAGAACTTCTTTAAATCCACGTATAACTTACCCGTGGAAGGGTGACCCGTCTTGTCAACACATCACCATACAG ATGGCACAACGAGATAGTTTACCGAAATGGGCATTAACATCATTTCCCGGCAGTGGAGTCACTTGGCTTCGGCAGATGATTGAAAGCTTGACTGGAATCTACACGGGTAGTGTCCATAAAGGAGATCCACTTCCTTTCAGAGACAACA ataaaaactACATGGGTATTACCGATAATCCATTTTGTGGGTGCACAATCATCGACAAAGATCACGAAGCCACGGCTGGAGTTTATAAACGAAAATATTATCTGCAGCTTTTGCag GATTATTCAAACATAATCAACACAACTTACAATTACCGAGGAATTTTACTGTTACGGAATCCAATGGACGTAGTATTTGCTCACCAGAACCATTTGCTGGTTGGGAAATTTGACGTAGCCCCAGTGAACGCATTTCGCGGACCGGTATGGGACGAACTGGTAGATGCGGTGGCATTTGCCTGGTCAGATCACGCAATACGTTGGATAGAACAGATGAAGCAGGGCACGGCCATATTCTACGAACATTTTCTTGGTGACAACGCACAGCATGAACTAGAGCGTTTATTAGATGCCATGAACTACAACCCTCAGCTTTTAGATCCGGAGCGGATGAGATGTCTTTTGGCTCATCGAAATCAAAGCGAATATAAGCGGAGCAACAAAAcaag ATTTGTACTTGAAGAACATCATCGTCAAATGCTGTTACAATCAATCCACGCCGTGCAGCGTAGCTTGCGCCAACGGAAATGGCCACAACTTCCTGTTTCCTTATACGATATGCACTTACCTGCAGAGGAGAAATTTTAG
- the LOC130692192 gene encoding sialate:O-sulfotransferase 1-like, producing the protein MLPKNLSTISDNQNLPLTTVTLTSKIFIESLANSIKQVRLQANKHDKLVSYPWKDDPTCKKFTVQLAERDSLPKWALTSFPGSGVTWTRQMIEGITGIYTGSIHEQDPPPVQLEGVGFDQLGIRDDPFCGCTIIDKDHEATITVDGMVDYFRLLYIEGYSDILRKVYDYRGVLLLRNPMDVVFTYRHWQLAGKVGTAPQEAFQGPQWKKVVEFVAYAWADHAIRWIEQIEKGTVIFYEQLLGRNASTELERLFDAMDFKPSPLDTERMRCTLDHRDRTDHKRLNKSWIPLEEEQRLLFIESIHRVQQSLRRRKWPQLPVHLYDLHGLYNQTIL; encoded by the exons ATGTTGC CAAAAAACCTTTCGACAATTTCCGATAACCAAAACTTACCTTTAACAACTGTTACGTTGACCTCTAAGATATTTATTGAGTCCCTTGCAAACAGTATCAAACAAGTTCGCCTTCAAGCAAACAAGCATGATAAACTTGTGAGCTATCCGTGGAAGGATGACCCAACTTGCAAAAAATTTACCGTCCAG CTGGCAGAGAGAGATAGCCTTCCCAAATGGGCTTTGACATCATTTCCCGGAAGCGGTGTTACCTGGACGAGACAGATGATTGAAGGTATTACAGGTATTTACACAGGCTCAATTCATGAACAGGATCCACCTCCAGTTCAATTAGAAG GCGTAGGCTTTGATCAACTCGGTATTAGAGACGATCCCTTTTGTGGATGCACTATAATTGACAAAGATCATGAAGCAACAATCACGGTAGATGGAATGGTGGATTATTTTCGGCTACTTTATATCGAG GGCTATTCGGATATACTTCGAAAGGTATATGACTACCGAGGCGTTCTTCTACTGCGAAACCCGATGGATGTTGTTTTCACGTACCGGCATTGGCAGCTAGCAGGGAAAGTAGGGACAGCACCACAAGAAGCTTTCCAGGGACCACAATGGAAGAAAGTCGTAGAATTCGTTGCCTACGCTTGGGCAGACCATGCCATCCGCTGGATAGAGCAAATCGAGAAGGGAACTGTCATATTTTACGAGCAGCTACTTGGTCGCAACGCATCGACAGAATTGGAGCGACTTTTTGACGCTATGGATTTCAAGCCTAGTCCGCTCGATACGGAGCGAATGCGATGCACGCTGGATCACAGAGATCGCACCGACCATAAGAGGTTGAACAAGAGTTG GATACCGTTGGAGGAAGAGCAAAGGCTATTATTTATAGAATCAATCCATCGAGTCCAGCAAAGTCTACGAAGGCGAAAGTGGCCTCAGCTTCCTGTTCATCTGTATGACCTTCATGGCCTTTACAATCAAACCATCCTTTGA
- the LOC130691761 gene encoding uncharacterized protein C16orf52 homolog A-like — protein MEKLTLISGALFLTADIFAIVALALPFWIVTDVGGETSLGLMWTCTTLYNRPKVCFSPDLTPEWMMALVCIFIGCVCITTTVVLLISSHWDYNVVPYARWVGFAAMVLFCLAAVIFPLGFSMSEIGGEPYQLPNSFQVGLSYIFFVLALWITVISELFAGKVCLPHF, from the exons atggaaaagttaaCATTAATTTCCGGGGCATTATTTCTTACAGCCGATATATTTGCCATTGTTGCACTTGCCCTACCATTTTGGATTGTAACAGACGTAGGAG GAGAAACTTCTTTGGGATTGATGTGGACTTGTACCACTCTATATAATCGGCCAAAAGTATGCTTCTCTCCTGATCTCACTCCTGAGTGGATGATGGCACTTGTGTGCATCTTTATTGGCTGTGTGTGCATAACAACAACTGTTGTATTACTAATCTCAAGCCATTGGGATTACAATGTTGTACCATATGCAAGATGGGTTGGATTTGCTGCAA TGGTTTTATTCTGCCTAGCCGCTGTTATCTTTCCCCTTGGATTTTCTATGTCTGAAATTGGAGGAGAACCATATCAGCTGCCAAATAGTTTCCAAGTTGGACTTTcttacatattttttgttcttgcaTTATGGATTACAGTCATTTCTGAACTGTTTGCTGGGAAAGTATGTTTGCCACATTTTTAA
- the LOC130691773 gene encoding polycomb protein SUZ12-like produces the protein MGPKKKERDTDHSSSSKGGTTTNNGRVADSVQADHELFLQAFEKPTQIYRYLRTRHFLSPIFLHRTLSYMNGRCTRNHQNRKTCKLVNLLDSKLQKNSQNDVNTRSKYMTLTFLGFYDPQVNGCREPVKVETLLLQIGHKKRKDVSSPIMQISVGTTEVCINPSEESPPPKAPTVSISTEDLSFRNGQQGNSYVLLLRVSAPIISESEPQPKRRRLSDASLTTGMMEETTRLFGAELVVYDRHSRCLLIDGDYELAMKEITSPEPNGTSPGGSDKSMRLANASWSTVDSSHTAPPLNILIHGPMLKFRLEWANDPISALVDRPKPYVASASTQTTDKSSSSTSSSSSSVEKSQINSVDEPTVVRYQFLYNASRRQQTETRSDFRCPWCSLHCLQLPALLKHLRLCHSRFNFSHVGTEKGHVRIDISVNEAYDGSYSGNPHDLIAQPLAFGASSGGAAFGRQGPTRRTPITATLVWRPRRMRASGHDPLQAEGDDGYEVCETQRPFITGHNRLYHHTSTCLPIQAKELDVDSENETDPEWLRAKTCMMIDEFTDVNEGEKELMKLWNLHVLKHNYVGDCQMGVALQMFLDAHGQELLKRNLYRNFILHLSNLYDFGIIAPATVLRTITSLQLILQRSPEHQEILKQAWLGQVFSKQEVTTATST, from the exons ATGGGgcctaaaaaaaaggaaagagacaCAGATCACTCGTCGTCATCCAAAGGAGGAACCACCACTAATAACGGTCGGGTTGCCGATTCCGTTCAAGCAGATCATGAACTATTTCTTCAAGCTTTTGAAA AGCCCACTCAGATCTATAGGTATCTTCGCACACGTCACTTTCTATCG CCCATCTTCCTTCATCGTACCCTGAGCTACATGAATGGAAGGTGCACCAGAAACCACCAAAACAGGAAAACTTGTAAACTGGTGAATTTGCTAGACAGCAAACTTCAAAAGAATTCCCAGAATGATGTAAATACTCGTTCAAAGTACATGACATTGACTTTCCTTGGATTTTATGATCCTCAAG TAAACGGATGTCGCGAGCCAGTGAAGGTTGAAACCCTGCTTTTACAAATAGgacataaaaaacgaaaagatgtGTCCTCGCCAATTATGCAA ataAGTGTTGGCACCACGGAAGTTTGTATAAATCCCAGTGAAGAGTCTCCCCCTCCCAAAGCTCCAACGGTCTCCATCTCAACCGAGGATCTTAGTTTTCGCAATGGCCAACAG GGCAATTCATACGTATTGCTATTGCGTGTTTCTGCGCCAATAATATCCGAAAGCGAACCACAGCCTAAACGCCGTCGTCTCAGTGATGCATCACTAACTACCGGAATGATGGAAGAAACAACTCGGCTTTTTGGTGCTGAACTGGTCGTATACGATCGCCATTCTCGTTGTCTTTTGATTGACGGCGACTATGAACTTGCAATGAAAGAGATAACTTCACCAGAACCAAATGGGACGTCCCCCGGTGGCTCAGACAAATCCATGCGATTGGCTAACGCCTCTTGGAGCACTGTAGATTCCTCTCATACCGCTCCtccattaaatattttaattcatgGCCCGATGCTTAAATTCCGTTTGGAATGGGCAAATGATCCTATTTCAGCGCTTGTTGACCG ACCGAAGCCGTACGTTGCGTCGGCCTCTACACAGACCACTGACAAGAGTAGCAGCAGCACgagtagtagtagtagcagCGTGGAAAAGAGTCAAATTAACAGTGTAGATGAACCGACTGTCGTACGCTACCAGTTCTTGTATAACGCAAGTAGGCGACAGCAGACGGAAACCAGGAGTGACTTTCGCTGCCCGTGGTGCTCGCTACATTGCCTACAACTACCAGCCCTTCTAAAACACTTGAGATTGTGTCACTCGAGATTTAATTTTAGTCATGTT gggacGGAAAAGGGTCATGTTAGAATTGACATCAGTGTGAATGAGGCCTACGATGGATCCTATTCAGGCAACCCACACGATCTCATAGCTCAACCTTTAGCTTTCGGGGCATCTTCGGGTGGTGCTGCTTTCGGCCGGCAAGGTCCAACTCGGAGAACTCCGATCACTGCCACATTGGTTTGGCGACCACGCCGTATGCGGGCATCCGGCCACGATCCACTGCAAGCGGAAGGTGATGACGGCTATGAAGTATGTGAAACTCAGCGACCTTTTATTACTGGACATAACAG ATTGTATCACCACACGTCAACATGCCTCCCAATACAAGCTAAAGAGCTGGATGTGGATAGTGAAAACGAAACAGATCCGGAATGGCTACGAGCCAAAACCTGCATGATGATCGATGAGTTTACCGATGTGaatgaaggagaaaaagaacttaTGAAACTGTGGAACCTCCATGTCCTTAAACACAA TTACGTTGGAGACTGCCAGATGGGTGTGGCTTTGCAAATGTTCCTAGATGCGCATGGCCAGGAATtactaaaaagaaatttgtatCGAAATTTTATACTTCATCTCTCCAACTTGTATGATTTTGGAATAATTGCACCTGCAACGGTGCTTAGAACGATCACTTCTCTCCAACTTATTCTACAGCGAAGTCCTGAGCATCAGGAAATTTTAAAGCAAGCTTGGCTAGGCCAAGTGTTTAGCAAACAAGAAGTAACCACCGCTACTTCTACCTAG
- the LOC130691766 gene encoding adenosine 5'-monophosphoramidase HINT3-like — MAVVQQALKCVFCQICQGLAPANIVHQDLKYLAFRDIKPASENHLLIIPREHITDVKSLTVETVNIVEEMVEIGQLLVKEQLGTLVDCRMGFHWPPFNSVKHLHLHVIFPEQGMGFIGRQVFRPGTFYFATPETTIDWIKKYRSSSL, encoded by the exons atgGCTGTGGTGCAACAGGCgttaaaatgtgttttttgtCAGATTTGCCAAGGTCTAGCCCCAGCAAATATTGTCCATCAG GATCTTAAATATTTGGCATTCCGTGACATCAAACCAGCTTCAGAGAACCATCTTCTAATCATACCTAGAGAACATATCACAGATGTAAAAAGCCTTACTGTAGAAACTGTCAATATTG TCGAGGAGATGGTTGAAATAGGACAACTGCTTGTGAAAGAACAGTTAGGAACCTTGGTTGATTGCAG AATGGGATTTCATTGGCCACCTTTCAACTCTGTCAAACATCTACATCTCCATGTGATATTTCCGGAGCAGGGTATGGGTTTTATAGGCCGTCAAGTATTTCGTCCTGGAACTTTTTATTTCGCAACG CCGGAAACGACAATCGATTGGATCAAAAAGTATCGCTCTTCTTCTCTGTAG